In the genome of Saprospira sp. CCB-QB6, one region contains:
- a CDS encoding STAS domain-containing protein: MKYAVEKSEEYALVSLQEENLNSLKAPELKSELILLKNAGNKNLILDLSAVKYVDSSGLSAILTGNRLWTEEGGQFVLTGVEHPSVKTLISISRLDSVLDIKENLEQAVKWVMMQALRSQLENETPAEEDEV; this comes from the coding sequence ATGAAATACGCAGTAGAAAAGTCAGAAGAGTACGCTCTAGTCAGCCTTCAGGAAGAAAATTTGAATTCTTTGAAGGCACCTGAACTAAAATCGGAATTGATTCTGTTGAAGAATGCCGGAAACAAAAATTTGATCTTGGATTTGTCGGCAGTGAAGTATGTCGATTCGTCTGGATTGAGTGCCATTTTGACAGGCAACCGTTTGTGGACGGAAGAAGGGGGGCAGTTTGTGCTTACGGGCGTAGAGCATCCCAGTGTAAAAACCTTGATTAGCATTTCGCGCTTAGATAGCGTTTTGGATATCAAGGAGAATTTGGAACAGGCTGTAAAATGGGTGATGATGCAAGCCCTACGTTCTCAATTGGAGAACGAGACACCAGCTGAAGAAGACGAAGTATAA
- a CDS encoding ribonuclease Z, translating to MRFEVSILGSNAALPTYKSFTSAQFLNIREHYCLIDCGEGCQIAVQRYQVKAFQIKDIFISHLHGDHVLGLMGLLMSFGLNQRQKKLRLYGPKGIREWVEVQMRLMNAYLSYPLEIRECDSEQSELLLDTPSFQVFSLPLAHRVACQGFLFKEKLAYPNMRKDRILELGIPYQQIPAIKAGGGFTDAEGKFWPHEELCTPPPPPRTYAYCSDTAFHPPLAELIRGVDLLYHEATFLHELLKNAKKTGHSTAKQAGEMAKLAEVKKLLIGHFSTRYQNTDELLREAQSEFAETAAAEEGKTYSI from the coding sequence ATGCGTTTTGAAGTAAGCATTTTGGGCAGCAATGCGGCCCTACCTACTTATAAGAGTTTTACCTCTGCCCAATTTTTGAATATTCGGGAGCATTACTGCCTGATTGATTGTGGTGAGGGTTGTCAGATTGCCGTGCAGCGTTATCAGGTGAAGGCCTTTCAGATTAAAGATATTTTCATTAGCCATTTGCATGGAGATCATGTTTTGGGCCTAATGGGTTTATTGATGTCTTTTGGCTTGAATCAGCGACAGAAAAAGCTGCGACTTTATGGCCCAAAAGGAATTCGGGAGTGGGTGGAGGTCCAAATGCGTCTAATGAATGCTTACTTGAGTTATCCGTTGGAAATTCGGGAGTGTGATTCGGAGCAATCAGAGCTTTTACTCGACACCCCTAGTTTTCAAGTATTTAGTTTACCTTTGGCACATCGAGTGGCTTGTCAGGGTTTTTTGTTTAAGGAAAAACTAGCTTATCCGAATATGCGTAAAGATCGCATTTTGGAGTTGGGGATTCCCTACCAACAAATTCCCGCCATTAAAGCGGGAGGAGGATTTACCGATGCAGAGGGTAAATTTTGGCCACATGAAGAGCTTTGTACGCCCCCTCCCCCGCCCCGAACTTATGCCTATTGTTCGGATACTGCTTTTCATCCACCTTTGGCAGAGCTCATTCGAGGAGTAGATTTGCTTTATCATGAGGCCACTTTTTTGCACGAGCTACTGAAAAATGCTAAGAAGACGGGGCATAGCACCGCCAAACAGGCTGGAGAAATGGCCAAACTGGCTGAGGTCAAAAAGTTATTGATTGGGCATTTTTCGACCCGCTATCAAAATACAGATGAGCTTTTGCGGGAAGCGCAGAGCGAATTTGCAGAAACAGCCGCAGCCGAAGAAGGGAAAACCTATAGCATTTAA
- a CDS encoding glutamine synthetase III family protein has product MRFSALESLLARENTPVQTPSSRISDYFGSQVFGKKAMQEFLPARIYKQVIQTIESGENLDRETADHIADAMRNWASSKGVTHYAHWFQPLTGRTAEKHDSFFTLDGRGEAIEEFRGEALVQQEPDGSSFPGGGLRSTFEARGYTAWDPSSPAFILEVGDDKTLCIPTIFVTYGGQSLDYKLPLLKSQSCLEKAAVKVCQLFDPAVQKVYATLGWEQEYFLIDEALYEARPDLRFTGRTLLGRSAPKGQQLDDHYFGSIPERAYAYMRDLEVECHKLGIPVRTRHNEVAPSQYELAPQYEEINVAVDHNQLLMDLMDRIARRHKLRVLLHEKPYANVNGSGKHNNWSIATDTGKNLLSPGKNPGKNLQFLTFFVNTIRAVYEHADLLRASIASASNDHRLGANEAPPAIISVFVGEALTKVLDAIEEGDSTEAEVNRVFSLLSKIPDLEKDNTDRNRTSPFAFTGNKFEIRMVGSTANCAGPMTIMNSIMGQQLEKFYADVEALKAAGQTQQSAILQIIKRYLVESKPIRFEGDNYSDEWKEEAKSRGLNNFTTTPEALAAYASDKAKALFTSTNVLSEEELEAHLEVRLESYALQLQIESRILAEMVVNQVIPAAVRYQNSLAQNALQLKQLGLDETSYAAQKELLAELSEGISALKTKAYAMKQIRVKASAQETEEMAHTYCNEVKPLMDEIRTVSDHLEGLVDDQEWPFLKYREMMFMS; this is encoded by the coding sequence ATGCGTTTTTCCGCATTAGAAAGCTTGCTAGCCCGCGAAAACACCCCCGTACAAACGCCTAGCAGCCGCATTTCAGACTATTTTGGTAGCCAGGTTTTTGGCAAAAAAGCCATGCAAGAATTTTTGCCAGCCCGGATTTACAAACAAGTCATCCAAACAATTGAATCAGGGGAGAACCTTGACCGTGAGACTGCCGACCACATTGCCGATGCAATGCGCAATTGGGCCAGTTCTAAAGGCGTGACGCATTATGCGCACTGGTTTCAACCGCTTACTGGCCGTACGGCCGAAAAACACGACTCTTTCTTTACTTTAGATGGCCGAGGAGAAGCCATTGAAGAGTTTAGAGGAGAGGCTCTTGTCCAACAAGAACCCGATGGCTCTAGCTTCCCTGGTGGAGGTTTGCGTTCTACTTTTGAGGCCCGTGGATATACGGCCTGGGATCCTAGTTCTCCCGCTTTTATTTTGGAAGTAGGAGATGATAAGACACTTTGTATTCCAACTATTTTTGTCACCTATGGGGGGCAATCATTAGATTATAAATTGCCTTTACTCAAATCGCAATCTTGCTTGGAAAAGGCGGCGGTAAAGGTTTGTCAGCTTTTTGACCCTGCAGTACAAAAGGTCTATGCGACTTTGGGCTGGGAACAAGAGTATTTTTTGATTGATGAAGCGCTTTATGAGGCTCGTCCTGATTTGCGTTTTACGGGTCGCACCCTTTTGGGCCGTTCTGCGCCCAAGGGGCAGCAATTAGATGACCACTATTTTGGTTCTATTCCAGAGCGCGCCTATGCCTATATGCGTGATTTGGAGGTAGAATGCCATAAATTGGGGATTCCCGTTCGCACTCGTCACAATGAGGTGGCTCCTTCTCAATATGAGTTGGCGCCTCAATATGAAGAAATCAATGTGGCTGTAGACCACAACCAATTGTTGATGGATTTGATGGATCGCATTGCGCGCCGCCATAAGTTGCGGGTGCTTTTGCATGAGAAGCCCTATGCCAATGTGAATGGCTCGGGTAAGCACAACAACTGGTCAATTGCCACGGATACAGGCAAAAACCTCTTGTCTCCAGGTAAAAACCCAGGCAAAAATCTACAGTTTTTGACCTTCTTTGTCAATACTATTCGCGCCGTTTATGAGCATGCAGACTTATTACGAGCCAGTATCGCTTCTGCGTCTAATGACCACCGTTTGGGGGCCAATGAAGCGCCTCCCGCTATTATTTCTGTCTTTGTTGGAGAAGCCTTGACCAAGGTTTTAGATGCCATTGAAGAAGGCGATAGCACAGAGGCTGAAGTGAATCGGGTGTTCTCTTTATTGAGCAAAATTCCCGATCTTGAGAAGGATAATACAGACCGCAACCGAACTTCTCCCTTTGCTTTTACGGGCAATAAATTTGAGATTCGGATGGTAGGCTCTACGGCCAACTGTGCTGGTCCAATGACGATTATGAATAGCATTATGGGCCAGCAGCTAGAAAAATTCTATGCTGATGTAGAGGCCCTAAAAGCAGCTGGTCAAACTCAGCAGTCGGCTATTTTACAAATAATTAAGCGTTATCTTGTAGAATCTAAGCCCATTCGTTTTGAGGGCGACAACTATAGCGATGAATGGAAAGAGGAAGCAAAAAGCCGTGGCTTGAATAACTTCACAACCACTCCAGAAGCTCTTGCTGCTTATGCTTCAGATAAAGCCAAGGCGCTATTTACGAGCACCAATGTACTTTCTGAAGAAGAGTTGGAGGCCCATTTAGAGGTCCGTTTAGAAAGCTATGCTTTGCAACTGCAAATTGAATCGAGAATTTTGGCCGAGATGGTCGTCAATCAAGTGATTCCCGCTGCCGTTCGCTACCAAAATAGCTTGGCGCAAAATGCCTTGCAACTCAAACAATTGGGTCTAGATGAAACTAGCTACGCGGCTCAAAAAGAGTTGCTGGCCGAGCTTTCAGAGGGCATTTCGGCTCTAAAAACAAAGGCTTATGCAATGAAACAAATTCGCGTTAAAGCTTCTGCTCAAGAGACCGAAGAAATGGCCCATACTTATTGTAATGAGGTGAAACCATTGATGGATGAAATCCGTACGGTTTCCGATCATTTAGAAGGTTTGGTTGATGACCAAGAATGGCCGTTCTTGAAATATCGCGAAATGATGTTTATGAGCTAA
- a CDS encoding type I restriction enzyme HsdR N-terminal domain-containing protein — MKALEVPLLAYQEQLQIRTLEGQKQIFDPVRRKWLVLQAEEWLRQLWIQYLQAEKAYPFSKMQVEKGLAVYGQKQRTDLLLFDKESRPSVLFELKAPRQALNELVLDQIMRYNSSLQMPYLIISNGRQNYGFVWNGKLKAYEVLREIPFYAEN; from the coding sequence ATGAAAGCATTAGAAGTCCCTTTGCTTGCCTACCAAGAGCAGCTACAAATTAGAACCCTAGAGGGGCAAAAACAAATTTTTGATCCTGTCCGCCGTAAGTGGCTGGTCCTACAGGCCGAAGAATGGCTGCGCCAGCTTTGGATTCAATATCTCCAAGCCGAAAAGGCCTATCCCTTTAGTAAAATGCAGGTTGAGAAAGGCTTGGCGGTTTATGGCCAAAAGCAGCGAACCGATTTGCTCTTATTTGATAAGGAGAGCAGGCCTTCGGTGCTCTTTGAGCTTAAAGCACCGCGGCAGGCCCTCAATGAGTTGGTATTGGACCAGATTATGCGCTACAATAGCAGCCTGCAAATGCCTTATTTGATTATCTCGAATGGACGACAGAACTATGGCTTTGTTTGGAACGGTAAATTAAAAGCGTATGAAGTTTTAAGGGAAATTCCATTTTACGCTGAAAATTAA
- a CDS encoding acyltransferase family protein: MSNASTYLYPVQWLRGLAAIAVMLFHFSEGYLPASSWAHQLFAFGGLGVPVFFMLSGFILPYSLDQNGYTHQQFGHYFKRRLYRLEPAYLLSIATALALAALAAYFFPPSNFVWSWPRLFLHLGYLIPFVEEQTWLNPVYWTLAVEFQFYLFLGLTYPWIKNPLSPKAWPILLLLFLGPWLYSSPVFFPFHAPLFLLGLLYYYWRKAAVPKTILLLLIGSLLFFLSFRRPDMPWILLGAFLVLEAPNRPSRLANILGQASYPLYLFHNIIGASVILHLLAPRFDGVWRLPLVLGTALFCLFFSYAIYYFIERPILKKG, translated from the coding sequence ATGTCTAATGCTTCTACCTATTTATACCCAGTCCAATGGCTAAGAGGTTTAGCAGCTATTGCAGTTATGCTTTTTCACTTTTCCGAGGGCTATTTGCCTGCCTCTAGTTGGGCCCATCAACTATTTGCTTTTGGTGGACTGGGGGTACCCGTCTTTTTTATGCTGTCTGGCTTTATTTTACCCTATAGCCTAGACCAAAACGGCTACACGCATCAACAGTTTGGCCATTATTTTAAACGACGACTCTACCGCTTAGAACCCGCTTATTTACTGAGCATAGCTACAGCTTTGGCTTTGGCCGCTTTGGCTGCCTACTTTTTTCCACCCTCTAATTTTGTCTGGAGCTGGCCCCGCTTATTTTTGCATCTAGGCTATTTGATTCCTTTTGTAGAGGAACAAACTTGGCTTAATCCCGTTTATTGGACCTTGGCCGTGGAGTTTCAGTTTTATCTGTTTTTGGGCCTGACTTACCCCTGGATCAAAAATCCACTTTCGCCCAAAGCTTGGCCTATTTTGTTGCTGCTTTTTTTAGGCCCTTGGCTTTATAGCTCACCCGTTTTTTTTCCCTTTCATGCCCCTTTGTTTCTTTTGGGCTTGCTCTATTATTATTGGCGCAAAGCTGCCGTACCCAAAACTATTTTACTTCTCCTTATAGGCAGTTTACTCTTCTTTCTGAGTTTTCGTCGGCCTGATATGCCCTGGATTTTATTAGGGGCCTTTTTAGTGCTGGAGGCGCCAAACCGCCCTAGTCGTCTAGCCAACATTTTGGGGCAGGCTTCTTATCCCCTCTATTTATTCCACAATATTATTGGCGCCTCCGTTATTTTGCATCTTCTGGCTCCCCGATTTGATGGCGTTTGGCGCCTGCCTCTAGTCTTGGGTACAGCCCTTTTTTGCTTGTTTTTTTCTTATGCCATCTACTATTTTATAGAGCGACCTATTTTAAAAAAAGGTTGA
- a CDS encoding sugar phosphate isomerase/epimerase family protein — protein MQKFQVSASVLHFSPQVADHFNKLGIGVELSAFSLPHYLSPNRLPDLLTQTTNLLSNFKGPVSMHGPFFDMNPIARDPWILEVCRKRMLQSLELADRLGARQLVFHANYIPHRAKDHDHIFVEKQLEYWPKIVRAAEDYDIRLLLENTREHSPKLLYDILTPINSPHFKACLDTGHTHCFTHSKLPLKDWVAGLGEQLAYVHLHANHGDLDEHLAYTDGNQDFTGFFEGLQALPKWPDLIIEVKTKNAFLRSLGALQRAGYLAPAYV, from the coding sequence ATGCAAAAGTTTCAGGTTTCGGCTTCAGTCCTTCATTTTAGCCCTCAAGTGGCCGATCATTTCAATAAATTGGGGATAGGCGTAGAGCTTTCTGCTTTTTCTTTACCCCATTATTTGTCGCCTAATCGCTTGCCCGATTTGTTGACCCAAACAACTAATTTACTTTCCAATTTTAAGGGGCCAGTAAGCATGCACGGCCCATTCTTCGATATGAATCCCATTGCTCGCGATCCCTGGATTTTAGAGGTCTGCCGCAAACGAATGCTCCAAAGCTTAGAGTTAGCAGACCGCCTAGGCGCCCGCCAATTGGTCTTTCACGCCAATTATATCCCGCATCGCGCAAAAGATCACGACCACATCTTTGTCGAAAAACAATTGGAGTACTGGCCAAAAATTGTTCGAGCAGCCGAAGACTACGATATTAGATTGTTGTTGGAAAATACTAGGGAGCATAGCCCCAAACTCTTATACGATATTTTGACCCCTATCAATTCCCCTCATTTTAAAGCTTGCCTAGATACTGGGCATACGCACTGTTTCACTCACTCTAAGCTCCCCCTAAAAGATTGGGTGGCTGGCTTAGGCGAACAATTGGCTTATGTGCATTTGCATGCCAATCATGGCGATTTAGATGAACATCTGGCCTATACCGACGGTAATCAAGATTTTACAGGCTTTTTTGAAGGCCTACAAGCCCTACCCAAATGGCCCGATTTAATTATTGAGGTGAAGACAAAAAACGCCTTTTTACGCTCTTTGGGCGCTTTGCAGCGAGCAGGATATTTAGCCCCAGCTTATGTCTAA
- a CDS encoding DUF420 domain-containing protein, which translates to MSEPILDEQGAGVKNHKKLNLIITIISVVLPLVVALLFSVKIEVNFPFNVYWLPAINAILNGGTAILLVLALVAAKQHNVKLHSQMIYAAMGLSLLFLLVYVLYHVTTGHTKFGGEGTEKLIYLLLLFSHIALAAIQAPLVLFAFLYGYTGQVERHKRLVKFSYPVWLYVSVTGVICYFMIAPYYPA; encoded by the coding sequence ATGAGTGAACCTATCTTAGACGAACAGGGAGCAGGAGTAAAGAACCACAAAAAGCTAAATCTAATTATCACAATTATTTCTGTGGTATTGCCTTTGGTGGTGGCCCTGCTGTTCTCTGTGAAAATTGAGGTCAATTTTCCATTTAATGTGTATTGGCTACCTGCAATTAACGCCATCTTAAATGGCGGAACTGCAATTCTGCTGGTTTTGGCACTAGTAGCGGCCAAGCAACATAACGTGAAATTACATAGCCAAATGATTTATGCCGCTATGGGATTATCACTACTTTTCCTATTGGTTTATGTGCTTTATCATGTGACTACAGGACATACAAAATTTGGTGGAGAAGGCACAGAAAAACTAATTTATTTGTTACTATTGTTTAGCCATATTGCCTTGGCTGCAATTCAGGCGCCCTTGGTTCTATTTGCCTTCTTGTATGGCTATACCGGACAAGTAGAGCGCCACAAGCGATTGGTAAAGTTTAGCTATCCAGTTTGGCTATATGTTTCTGTGACTGGAGTCATTTGCTATTTTATGATTGCACCTTATTATCCCGCTTAA
- a CDS encoding AhpC/TSA family protein yields MAKSKVKNALIALPLVFVMIVFPLAAVYMSRAGLMNYKERKAQMHYLADSIKLENIHLQDTAGEAYPLNKYEGRVLLLNFYKDGDAENEKVWSEMLRVQTEYSKKTTKRLRLLSLPVGADSLKMLKQFWAKNELPDNNWQTLKGRPDKILNLAVENCKLGQDTLGHTLTLVSMDQTLAMHYNALKPEEINRMMEHIALLLPAKKDRKKLRYQGEQELYQ; encoded by the coding sequence ATGGCTAAATCAAAAGTAAAAAATGCGCTAATTGCTTTGCCTTTAGTATTTGTGATGATCGTATTTCCCTTGGCGGCAGTATATATGTCGAGAGCAGGTTTGATGAATTATAAGGAGCGTAAAGCGCAAATGCACTATTTGGCAGACTCCATTAAGTTGGAGAATATCCATTTGCAGGATACTGCCGGAGAGGCCTATCCCTTAAATAAGTATGAGGGCCGGGTATTACTGCTTAATTTTTATAAGGATGGAGATGCCGAGAATGAAAAAGTATGGTCAGAAATGCTGCGGGTACAAACCGAGTACAGTAAAAAAACCACTAAGCGTTTGCGCTTGCTGAGTTTACCCGTTGGTGCAGATAGTCTGAAAATGCTGAAACAGTTTTGGGCCAAAAATGAACTGCCAGACAATAACTGGCAAACCCTCAAAGGACGGCCCGATAAGATACTCAACTTGGCTGTAGAAAATTGCAAGTTGGGCCAAGATACCTTAGGACATACTTTAACTTTAGTCTCTATGGACCAAACCCTGGCCATGCATTATAATGCCTTAAAACCAGAGGAAATCAACCGGATGATGGAGCATATCGCCCTCTTATTACCCGCTAAAAAGGACCGAAAAAAATTACGTTATCAGGGAGAACAGGAGCTTTATCAATAG
- a CDS encoding tetratricopeptide repeat protein, giving the protein MAQNDLHYYYHNAIAMTFKRTVLLALSTCFGISLSAQQTALERAGALYNEQKVDSALFYYEQALSQTPTDKNLQLKMAELYLQTNRPKKAAQYYGSLIESPNAGVDLYFWYAYALQMDGRYQKAKEVHEKAKKHPDMAGNYAALPLLDAYIASCDFALKHQGKRPVFDVRNETAVNTSAADFNPVFAGDQIYFASKRIVQDPMGIGGYSDANEDYLYQADRQNNRDLKNAETVFPKGNMDFTNRYKLSPVSSLNGLTFVSGNNFSAAVRHPMALGGGSSSFKMGYYNAPLASIPPEDPTEFPHYANQSAFPALSDGGKTLYFAAKGLPGSYGGFDLYVSYFKEGRWTTPQNLGPNVNSIRDEISPFVDSKGILYFSSDGKPGFGGFDVYRAENVAGSWKKVRNMGPNLNSSQDDVYFIFEPEKNMGYLASNREGGQGDYDIYSAYLQGNVEGMPLISSQEEDYVVKNPEGQSGLTKEQEDQLNTLEEIADNVNGGEGNGSNMSKDDINDYVVNPPSTDDNKGTSNNEGYVAPTNNNTGGSNNSSTTNNQNTNNNPYAGKQIPCADNAYIGVVTDAVSKRRLADVWVYVRHLKTGVEYKKQTSKYGEYALILEPQSQYEIRFSAAGYQNDIMEVFTGDGQKRTLLGSKAIQPSATNGLALVNNDGQFMGRSGTQEEALPNQFRRANELPQALMPDKGYLVQVGVFKSMDKELQKELGQYANLLTAPYKNGEAKIYRLGVFADKAHADEVLAKVQGIKGLNKSFLKTEALSNRTAAERMTNNMQVVFPLKKEVAEVNPPAVEEKPANNTNKEELPPIVEDPRNSYADNQLPEGTTARGGASLLPAERPLEFKVQLGAYKDASAANYPDLSQIGRIERQLNPNNGLTYFYLGGYSNIDDARKADTEVKQKGLKSFIVAFKDGNKIPVSQAVKLAN; this is encoded by the coding sequence TTGGCCCAGAACGACCTACATTATTATTATCATAACGCAATAGCCATGACATTTAAGCGAACCGTATTGTTGGCACTGTCTACTTGCTTTGGCATTTCTCTATCGGCCCAACAGACGGCCTTGGAGCGTGCGGGAGCCCTCTATAACGAGCAGAAGGTAGATTCGGCCCTATTCTATTATGAACAGGCCCTTAGCCAGACCCCCACAGACAAGAATTTACAATTGAAGATGGCAGAGTTGTATCTGCAAACGAATCGTCCAAAAAAGGCTGCCCAGTATTATGGCAGCTTGATCGAGTCGCCCAATGCGGGAGTCGATCTATATTTTTGGTATGCTTATGCCTTGCAGATGGATGGGCGTTATCAGAAGGCCAAGGAGGTGCATGAAAAGGCCAAAAAGCACCCGGATATGGCGGGCAATTATGCGGCTTTACCTTTGTTAGATGCTTATATTGCTTCTTGTGATTTTGCGTTGAAGCATCAAGGGAAGCGTCCAGTTTTTGATGTTCGCAATGAGACAGCGGTCAACACTTCGGCAGCGGATTTTAATCCGGTATTTGCTGGAGACCAGATTTACTTTGCGTCTAAGCGTATTGTGCAAGATCCAATGGGGATTGGTGGGTATTCTGATGCCAATGAAGATTATTTGTATCAGGCCGATCGTCAGAACAACCGAGATTTGAAGAATGCGGAGACAGTATTTCCCAAGGGGAATATGGATTTTACCAACCGTTATAAGCTTTCTCCTGTGAGTAGCCTCAATGGGTTGACCTTTGTGAGTGGGAATAACTTTTCTGCTGCGGTGCGTCACCCGATGGCTTTGGGAGGGGGCAGCAGTAGCTTTAAGATGGGTTACTATAATGCACCCTTGGCAAGTATTCCGCCAGAAGATCCCACAGAATTTCCGCATTATGCCAATCAGTCGGCTTTTCCTGCCTTATCTGATGGGGGCAAAACCTTGTACTTTGCGGCCAAGGGCTTGCCGGGTAGCTATGGTGGTTTTGACCTATATGTAAGTTATTTTAAAGAGGGGCGTTGGACTACTCCGCAGAATTTGGGTCCCAATGTCAATAGCATTCGGGATGAGATTTCTCCCTTTGTAGATAGCAAGGGCATTTTGTACTTCTCTTCTGATGGAAAGCCTGGTTTTGGTGGTTTTGATGTTTATCGAGCGGAGAATGTAGCGGGTAGCTGGAAAAAAGTGCGGAACATGGGGCCTAACCTCAACTCTAGCCAAGATGATGTTTACTTTATCTTTGAGCCGGAGAAAAATATGGGTTATCTGGCCTCTAATCGTGAAGGTGGACAGGGCGATTATGACATTTACTCTGCTTATTTGCAGGGAAATGTAGAAGGGATGCCTTTAATTTCTAGTCAGGAAGAAGACTATGTTGTAAAGAATCCAGAAGGGCAGTCGGGCCTTACCAAAGAGCAAGAAGATCAACTCAATACCCTAGAAGAAATTGCAGACAATGTAAATGGGGGAGAAGGGAATGGAAGCAATATGTCTAAGGATGACATCAATGACTATGTGGTCAATCCACCTAGCACTGATGACAATAAAGGCACGAGCAATAATGAGGGTTATGTAGCGCCAACGAATAATAATACAGGAGGCAGCAACAATTCATCTACAACCAATAATCAGAATACCAACAATAATCCTTATGCGGGCAAGCAAATCCCTTGTGCGGATAATGCTTATATTGGAGTAGTGACCGATGCTGTAAGCAAAAGACGTTTGGCTGATGTTTGGGTATATGTTCGCCACCTGAAAACAGGGGTAGAGTATAAAAAACAAACCTCTAAATATGGAGAATATGCGTTGATTTTGGAGCCACAGTCTCAGTATGAGATTCGCTTTTCTGCTGCGGGTTACCAAAACGACATCATGGAAGTATTTACGGGAGATGGCCAAAAGCGAACACTTTTGGGTAGCAAGGCCATTCAGCCTTCAGCAACCAATGGTTTGGCTTTAGTCAATAATGATGGACAGTTTATGGGCCGTTCTGGAACACAAGAAGAGGCTTTGCCCAATCAATTCCGCAGAGCCAATGAGTTACCACAGGCGCTAATGCCAGACAAAGGCTATTTGGTGCAAGTTGGCGTATTTAAATCTATGGACAAAGAGCTACAAAAGGAGTTGGGCCAATATGCCAACCTTCTCACGGCTCCCTACAAAAATGGAGAAGCAAAAATCTATCGCTTAGGTGTTTTTGCCGATAAGGCTCATGCCGATGAGGTATTGGCCAAAGTACAAGGCATTAAAGGCCTCAACAAGTCTTTCTTGAAAACCGAAGCCTTGAGTAATCGCACTGCAGCTGAGCGCATGACTAACAATATGCAAGTGGTCTTCCCTTTGAAAAAGGAAGTGGCTGAAGTGAATCCTCCAGCAGTCGAAGAAAAGCCTGCAAACAATACCAACAAAGAGGAATTGCCTCCAATTGTAGAAGACCCCAGAAATAGTTATGCAGATAACCAACTGCCTGAGGGAACTACTGCTCGTGGAGGGGCCAGCCTTTTACCTGCGGAGCGTCCTTTAGAGTTTAAAGTGCAGCTAGGCGCTTATAAAGATGCCTCTGCCGCCAATTATCCCGATTTAAGTCAGATTGGACGAATTGAGCGCCAGCTTAATCCCAACAATGGATTGACTTATTTCTATTTGGGGGGCTATAGCAATATTGATGATGCCCGTAAAGCCGATACCGAAGTAAAACAAAAAGGACTCAAATCCTTTATCGTGGCTTTTAAAGATGGAAATAAAATTCCTGTTAGCCAGGCCGTCAAATTGGCCAACTAG